A section of the Dethiosulfovibrio faecalis genome encodes:
- a CDS encoding DUF3343 domain-containing protein produces the protein MSEKAYALFQTQSDAQRLHKVLRERKISHDVSPTPRDLSRSCGMALRFSITEIAAVSRIAESIKVPIEIAKRG, from the coding sequence TTGAGTGAAAAAGCCTACGCCCTTTTCCAGACCCAGTCGGACGCTCAGAGACTTCACAAGGTCCTCAGGGAGAGGAAGATTTCACACGACGTATCCCCCACACCGAGAGACCTCTCGAGATCATGCGGGATGGCACTCAGATTTTCGATAACGGAAATAGCCGCCGTTTCCCGTATCGCCGAATCCATAAAAGTCCCCATAGAGATAGCGAAGAGGGGCTGA